The Planctomycetota bacterium genomic sequence GTAAGCCCACGGCGGGCTACGCTGCGTCCGTGACGCAGGACGCCGTGCAGATCCTCTCGTCGCGGGGGCCCATCGCCGCCCACCTTGGCGCGTCGTTCGAGGCCCGGCCCGAGCAGGGGCACATGGCCCGGGGCGTGGCGGAGGCGATGGATACGCGCTCGCACCTGCTCGTCGAGGCGGGCACCGGCGTGGGCAAGAGCTACGCCTACCTCGTGCCCGCGATCCTCCGGTGCATGGAGCGCAACGAGAAGGTCGTCATCGCGACCAACACGATCGCCCTCCAGGAGCAGCTCGTCGAGAAGGACGTGCCGCTGCTCACCGCCCTGCTCTGCCCGCCCCCCGCAAGCCTCGACGACCCGCCCGCCGTCCGCCCGGTGCTCGTCAAGGGGCGGGGGAACTACGTCAGCGTCCGGCGGCTCAAGCTCGCGTCGCAGCGTCAGGACCGGCTCTTCGCCGACGCCGCCGCCCGGCGCTCGCTGCACGTCATCGAGGACTGGGCGATGCAGACCCGCGACGGGACGCTCAGCACGCTGCCCGCGCTCGAGCGCCCGGGCGTGTGGGACAAGGTCCAGTCCGATTCGGGCAACTGCATGGGGCGAAAGTGCCCGACGTACGCGCAGTGCTTCTATCAGGCGGCCCGGGCGCAGATCGAGCACGCCAACCTCTTCATCACCAACCACGCGCTGTTCTTCGCCGACCTCAACCTCCGCGCCCAGGACGCGGGCATCCTGCCCGCGTACGACCACGTCGTGCTCGACGAGGGGCACGGCGTGGAAGACGCCGCGAGCGACCACTTCGGGGTCAGCCTCGGCGAGGGACGCGTGCAGCACCTGCTCACGACGCTCTTCCAGGGGCGGTCGAACAAGGGGTACCTCACGCACCTGACGCTGGCGATGGGCGAGGCCGACCGCGTGGGCGGGGCGGTGCGGAGCGTCGAGCAGGCGGCAGGGGCCGCCCGCGCGTTCTTTGACGACCTGCGCCACCTGATCGGCGCGGACGGTCGCGAGGCGCGCTCGTGGATCGAGCGCTCGCCCGCTGGCGCCCGGGGGGCCGACGAGCCCCGCTCGGCGCGCCTGCGCGGGCCCGGGTGCGTGCCGAACGTGCTGACGCCGGCGATGCGCGAGCTCTCGCTGCGTCTCAAGGGCCTGCGCGAGAGCGTGAAGGCCGACGAGGATCGCTACGAACTGAACGCGTACGCCATCCGCGCCGAGCAGATCGCGCTGGACGCCGAGGTCCTCGTGTCGCAGCAGATGCCCGGCAACGCGTACTGGGTCGAGGTCGCGGGCGGGGGAGAGGGGCCGCGGGGCGAGCGCGTGACCCTGGCGTGCGCGCCCATCGAGGTCGGCCCGATCCTGCGCGACCGGCTGTTCCGAGCGGGCTGTTCGGTGGTCGTCACCAGCGCGACGCTCGCGACCCGGGGTGTGCGCGACGACGAGCCGACCGAGACCGCCGAGACCGCGTTCGCGCACGCCATCACGCGCCTGGGCTGCGAGGGCGCCCGCTGCCTGCAACTGGGCAGCCCGTTCGACTTCGCCAGCCAGATGGAGGTGCACCTGGGGGCGCCGCGCGCGGGCGAGCACGCGCGGGGCCTCTCGCCGCTTTCCGCGGCCATTCTGCACCACGTGCGCGCGACCCGCGGCGGCGCGTTCGTGCTGTTCACCTCGTTCGCCTCCCTCAACCGCTGCGCGAGCGAACTCGCCGGGATTCTCGCCAACGACGGCTACCCGCTCGTGGCCCAGGGGCGCGACGGCTCGCGCACCGCGATCCTCCAGCGATTCAGGGAGAGCGAGCGGGGCGTGCTCTTCGGGGCGGCGTCGTTCTGGCAGGGCGTCGACGTGCGAGGCCAGGCCCTCCGCAACGTCATCATCACCAAGCTGCCCTTCGACCCGCCCGATCGCCCCATCACGCAGGCCCGGGGCGAGCTCATCCAGTCGCGCGGCGGCAACCCGTTCATGGAAGACGCGCTGCCCCGGGCCGTCATCAAGTTCAAGCAGGGCGTCGGACGACTCATCCGCAGCGCGAGCGACCACGGGCGCGTCGTGATCCTGGACGATCGGGTGCGCACCGCGCGGTACGGGCGGCTGTTCCTGAACGCGCTCCCCGCGGGCGTGCGGATCTCGCCCGCGGACGACGAGTTCGCCCCGGACGGGGGCGATCCCGGAGCCTGACGCGGGGTAGGGGAAAACCGCATGCGCGAGGCATATTCGGGTGAAGTTTGGGGGATCGCCGACCTACCGTAGCACCTCAGGAGAACCCTTATGCTCGGACGCGTCTTCAAGGCCTACGACATCCGCGGCACGTACCCGGATCTGCTGAACGACACGATGGCGTGGCAGATCGGGTACGGGGCGAGCAAGTACCTGCTGGCCGACGCCGCCGCGGCGGGCGATTCGACGCCGATGATGCACAACATCGTGGTAGGCCGCGACATGCGCGCGAGCAGCCCGAGCCTGGCGAAGCAGGTGATCCAGGGGATCCGCGACCAGGGGGGCGACGTCATCGACATCGGGCTGTGCGACACGTCGATGATCTACTTCGCCATCAACCACCTGGACTGTGCGGGCGGGGTGATGGTGACCGCGAGCCACAACCCGCCGAACTACAACGGGTTCAAGATCAGCAAGCGCAAGGCCAAGCCGGTGGGCGAGGCGACGGGCCTGGCGGAGATCCGCAAGCACGCCGCGATGGTGGACAAGTCGTCGCTGGTGAAGCAGAGCGGGCGCGTGGAGGAGCGCGACCTGTGGCCCGCGTACACGCGCCACGTGCGGAGCTTCCTCGACCTGCCCGCGGGCAAGAAGCTCAAGATCGTGATCGACGCGAGCAACGGCATGGCGGGGACGATGATCCCCAAGGTCTTCGGGAAGGACGGCCCGATGGGCGCGGTGCCGGGGCTCGAGATCATCCCGCTGCACTTCGACAACACGAAGAACCAGTTCGTGCACGAGCCCAACCCGCTCGTCGCCGCCAACATGAAGTGGACGCAGGACGCGGTGCTGGCGCACCACGCCGACGCGGGCTTCTGCTACGACGGCGACGCCGACCGCTGCATGGCGGTGGACGAGAAGGGGCGCATCGTGGGGTGCGATCACCTGACGGCGTTGCTCGCGAAGCACTTCCTGGCGCAGGCGCCCGGGTCGGCGATCGCGTACGACCTGCGTTCGACCAAGGCGGTGGAGGAGGACGTGCTCAAGGCCGGGGGCAGGCCCGTGCGCGGGCGGGTGGGGCACGTGTTCATGAAGCAGGCGCTCGCCGAGCACGGGTGCGTGTTCGGGGGCGAACTCTCCGGGCACTTCTACTTTGCGCGGAACTTCAACGCCGACAGCGGCGCGATCGCGATGTGCTCGCTGCTCACGGTCCTGGCGCGCAGCGGGAAGCACCTGAGCGAGCTCGTCAAGCCCATCGCCCGCTACGCGCAGAGCGGGGAGATCAACTTCCAGGTCGAGGACAAGGACGCGGTGCTTGCCGAGCTGCGCGAGGACTACGGCCCGGGCACCGAGGCCGATGGCGTCATCGACGACCTCGACGGGGTCACGATCGACTGCTTCAAGAACCACGGCTGGTGGGCGAACATCCGCAAGAGCAACACCGAGCCCCTGCTCCGCCTCAACCTCGAGGCCCGCGACAAGTCGACCCTCGATCGGATGGTCGACGCGATCTCCCCGCGCCTGGGGCGCCGGGTCGATCA encodes the following:
- a CDS encoding phosphomannomutase/phosphoglucomutase, with amino-acid sequence MLGRVFKAYDIRGTYPDLLNDTMAWQIGYGASKYLLADAAAAGDSTPMMHNIVVGRDMRASSPSLAKQVIQGIRDQGGDVIDIGLCDTSMIYFAINHLDCAGGVMVTASHNPPNYNGFKISKRKAKPVGEATGLAEIRKHAAMVDKSSLVKQSGRVEERDLWPAYTRHVRSFLDLPAGKKLKIVIDASNGMAGTMIPKVFGKDGPMGAVPGLEIIPLHFDNTKNQFVHEPNPLVAANMKWTQDAVLAHHADAGFCYDGDADRCMAVDEKGRIVGCDHLTALLAKHFLAQAPGSAIAYDLRSTKAVEEDVLKAGGRPVRGRVGHVFMKQALAEHGCVFGGELSGHFYFARNFNADSGAIAMCSLLTVLARSGKHLSELVKPIARYAQSGEINFQVEDKDAVLAELREDYGPGTEADGVIDDLDGVTIDCFKNHGWWANIRKSNTEPLLRLNLEARDKSTLDRMVDAISPRLGRRVDH
- a CDS encoding helicase C-terminal domain-containing protein — its product is MTQDAVQILSSRGPIAAHLGASFEARPEQGHMARGVAEAMDTRSHLLVEAGTGVGKSYAYLVPAILRCMERNEKVVIATNTIALQEQLVEKDVPLLTALLCPPPASLDDPPAVRPVLVKGRGNYVSVRRLKLASQRQDRLFADAAARRSLHVIEDWAMQTRDGTLSTLPALERPGVWDKVQSDSGNCMGRKCPTYAQCFYQAARAQIEHANLFITNHALFFADLNLRAQDAGILPAYDHVVLDEGHGVEDAASDHFGVSLGEGRVQHLLTTLFQGRSNKGYLTHLTLAMGEADRVGGAVRSVEQAAGAARAFFDDLRHLIGADGREARSWIERSPAGARGADEPRSARLRGPGCVPNVLTPAMRELSLRLKGLRESVKADEDRYELNAYAIRAEQIALDAEVLVSQQMPGNAYWVEVAGGGEGPRGERVTLACAPIEVGPILRDRLFRAGCSVVVTSATLATRGVRDDEPTETAETAFAHAITRLGCEGARCLQLGSPFDFASQMEVHLGAPRAGEHARGLSPLSAAILHHVRATRGGAFVLFTSFASLNRCASELAGILANDGYPLVAQGRDGSRTAILQRFRESERGVLFGAASFWQGVDVRGQALRNVIITKLPFDPPDRPITQARGELIQSRGGNPFMEDALPRAVIKFKQGVGRLIRSASDHGRVVILDDRVRTARYGRLFLNALPAGVRISPADDEFAPDGGDPGA